A part of Girardinichthys multiradiatus isolate DD_20200921_A chromosome 12, DD_fGirMul_XY1, whole genome shotgun sequence genomic DNA contains:
- the tti2 gene encoding TELO2-interacting protein 2 isoform X3, producing the protein MADPGMEISSLLHKLHLSSSPSDPLPAITELLSQLQKKLIGAVHNSCENSSVVGQVEHLFQTADPDWLFPSVSDDQETEWVELRSAYKSVISTLIGCAALPICEDDCSSLDSAAYQSIPSRATAVCSALTALLGSWDEGCGARRDKTGMTGLLLTVAPPIFLFSVTHFQDQPWSTASSRTAARHLHEALVRVGGWRDSAHLLMGDEYTEDRGILGGVLDILLPQLTKDSWHRCEAVKLVFVWTLLQVTRPVLSPFLPRLLPPSLLLNDHYRPDNCMLGVGCVHHIVLNTPAADLRQFNRAEVLYQALFKHLYTSEAAVIQLVLSCLLDLLLILEKPPSSTSHRKPCRHDDVLRLFLTHMEVEHKVALRRVYASALPLYVERMGVAVCRHLQRVERVVLGYLEVRDPPEETNRLMILEVLQRTIKVAWPRCCSNNFNVRYSQNGKHDQIFPRVVKQPSCSGYALTAGRFLWT; encoded by the exons ATGGCTGATCCCGG GATGgagatttcatctcttcttcatAAGCTTCATCTCTCCTCCTCCCCCTCTGATCCCCTCCCTGCAATCACAGAGCTCCTCTCTCAGCTGCAGAAGAAGCTGATTGGTGCAGTTCATAATTCGTGTGAAAACAGCTCAGTGGTTGGTCAGGTCGAGCATCTGTTTCAGACTGCAGATCCTGATTGGCTGTTCCCTTCTGTATCAGATGACCAGGAAACTGAATGGGTGGAACTTCGGTCAGCATACAAGTCTGTGATCAGTACTCTGATTGGCTGTGCAGCTCTACCAATCTGCGAGGATGACTGCAGCTCTTTAGACTCTGCAGCTTATCAGAGCATCCCAAGTCGGGCCACAGCTGTATGCTCTGCCCTCACGGCGCTGCTGGGAAGCTGGGATGAAGGATGCGGAGCCAGAAGAGATAAAACTGGGATGACTGGGTTGTTGCTTACTGTGGCTCCACCaattttcctgttttctgtcacacatttCCAG GACCAGCCATGGAGCACCGCCTCTTCCAGGACGGCCGCACGACATCTTCATGAGGCGCTGGTGAGGGTGGGTGGCTGGAGAGACTCTGCTCACCTCCTGATGGGGGACGAGTACACGGAGGACAGAGGGATTCTGGGCGGAGTCCTCGACATCCTGCTGCCTCAGCTGACCAA GGATTCGTGGCATCGCTGTGAGGCTGTGAAGCTCGTGTTTGTTTGGACTCTCCTGCAG GTGACCCGACCCGTCCTGTCCCCCTTCCTTCCCCGCCTCCTCCCCCCTTCGCTCCTCCTGAATGACCACTACAGGCCAGACAACTGCATGCTGGGAGTTGGCTGTGTGCATCACATCGTTCTCAACACG CCTGCTGCAGACCTTCGTCAGTTTAACAGAGCAGAGGTTCTGTATCAAGCTCTGTTTAAACACCTGTACACCAGTGAGGCTGCTGTCATccag CTCGTCCTCTCCTGCCTCCTCGACCTGCTGCTCATTTTGGAGAAGCCCCCTTCCTCCACCAGCCACAGGAAGCCCTGTCGCCATGACGACGTGCTGCGTCTGTTCCTGACTCACATGGAGGTGGAGCACAAGGTGGCGCTGCGGCGTGTCTACGCCTCAGCCCTGCCGCTCTACGTGGAGag aatGGGCGTGGCTGTGTGCAGACACCTGCAGCGGGTGGAGAGGGTGGTGCTGGGATATCTGGAGGTCAGAGATCCACCTGAGGAAACAAACCGGCTAATGATCCTGGAGGTCCTGCAGAGAACGATCAAAGTGGCTTGGCCACG TTGTTGCAGTAATAATTTCAACGTAAGATACTCCCAGAATGGTAAACATGACCAGATATTTCCACGTGTCGTTAAACAACCGAGCTGTTCAGGCTACGCTCTAACAGCAGGACGGTTCCTCTGGACCTGA
- the tti2 gene encoding TELO2-interacting protein 2 isoform X1, with translation MADPGMEISSLLHKLHLSSSPSDPLPAITELLSQLQKKLIGAVHNSCENSSVVGQVEHLFQTADPDWLFPSVSDDQETEWVELRSAYKSVISTLIGCAALPICEDDCSSLDSAAYQSIPSRATAVCSALTALLGSWDEGCGARRDKTGMTGLLLTVAPPIFLFSVTHFQDQPWSTASSRTAARHLHEALVRVGGWRDSAHLLMGDEYTEDRGILGGVLDILLPQLTKDSWHRCEAVKLVFVWTLLQVTRPVLSPFLPRLLPPSLLLNDHYRPDNCMLGVGCVHHIVLNTPAADLRQFNRAEVLYQALFKHLYTSEAAVIQLVLSCLLDLLLILEKPPSSTSHRKPCRHDDVLRLFLTHMEVEHKVALRRVYASALPLYVERMGVAVCRHLQRVERVVLGYLEVRDPPEETNRLMILEVLQRTIKVAWPRMACRVDVLLRCLLRLLVDVSSDSSVGGPVRQELMDQSSASIRLLDACSEGRVQQGASHLTGRRQEVRERWKEVTSVQVSPVETTNTSTMDYKHGFRNCAAGVIKPHRGKSTCWFLCPELEPTEPHQSQLIRVKNKTFFIILVFFCSPLLFVSFLSRPGKQVPHSSRLSSALWER, from the exons ATGGCTGATCCCGG GATGgagatttcatctcttcttcatAAGCTTCATCTCTCCTCCTCCCCCTCTGATCCCCTCCCTGCAATCACAGAGCTCCTCTCTCAGCTGCAGAAGAAGCTGATTGGTGCAGTTCATAATTCGTGTGAAAACAGCTCAGTGGTTGGTCAGGTCGAGCATCTGTTTCAGACTGCAGATCCTGATTGGCTGTTCCCTTCTGTATCAGATGACCAGGAAACTGAATGGGTGGAACTTCGGTCAGCATACAAGTCTGTGATCAGTACTCTGATTGGCTGTGCAGCTCTACCAATCTGCGAGGATGACTGCAGCTCTTTAGACTCTGCAGCTTATCAGAGCATCCCAAGTCGGGCCACAGCTGTATGCTCTGCCCTCACGGCGCTGCTGGGAAGCTGGGATGAAGGATGCGGAGCCAGAAGAGATAAAACTGGGATGACTGGGTTGTTGCTTACTGTGGCTCCACCaattttcctgttttctgtcacacatttCCAG GACCAGCCATGGAGCACCGCCTCTTCCAGGACGGCCGCACGACATCTTCATGAGGCGCTGGTGAGGGTGGGTGGCTGGAGAGACTCTGCTCACCTCCTGATGGGGGACGAGTACACGGAGGACAGAGGGATTCTGGGCGGAGTCCTCGACATCCTGCTGCCTCAGCTGACCAA GGATTCGTGGCATCGCTGTGAGGCTGTGAAGCTCGTGTTTGTTTGGACTCTCCTGCAG GTGACCCGACCCGTCCTGTCCCCCTTCCTTCCCCGCCTCCTCCCCCCTTCGCTCCTCCTGAATGACCACTACAGGCCAGACAACTGCATGCTGGGAGTTGGCTGTGTGCATCACATCGTTCTCAACACG CCTGCTGCAGACCTTCGTCAGTTTAACAGAGCAGAGGTTCTGTATCAAGCTCTGTTTAAACACCTGTACACCAGTGAGGCTGCTGTCATccag CTCGTCCTCTCCTGCCTCCTCGACCTGCTGCTCATTTTGGAGAAGCCCCCTTCCTCCACCAGCCACAGGAAGCCCTGTCGCCATGACGACGTGCTGCGTCTGTTCCTGACTCACATGGAGGTGGAGCACAAGGTGGCGCTGCGGCGTGTCTACGCCTCAGCCCTGCCGCTCTACGTGGAGag aatGGGCGTGGCTGTGTGCAGACACCTGCAGCGGGTGGAGAGGGTGGTGCTGGGATATCTGGAGGTCAGAGATCCACCTGAGGAAACAAACCGGCTAATGATCCTGGAGGTCCTGCAGAGAACGATCAAAGTGGCTTGGCCACG CATGGCGTGTCGCGTTGACGTCCTCCTACGATGCTTGCTGCGGCTGCTGGTCGACGTCTCCTCGGACTCGAGCGTCGGCGGCCCGGTCCGACAGGAGCTGATGGATCAAAGCTCCGCCTCCATTCGCCTGCTGGACGCCTGTTCAGAGGGGCGCGTTCAG CAGGGGGCATCACATCTGACAGGAAGGCGTCAGGAGGTGAGAGAAAGGTGGAAGGAGGTGACATCAGTGCAGGTCAGCCCTGTGGAAACTACAAATACTTCAACGATGGACTACAAACATGGCTTCAGAAACTGTGCTGCAGGTGTAATTAAACCACACAGAGGAAAATCCACATGCTGGTTTCTCTGTCCAGAACTAGAACCCACAGAACCCCATCAGTCACAGCTGATCcgtgtgaaaaataaaacattttttattattctggtgtttttctgcagtcctctgctttttgtttcattcttaTCCCGACCCGGAAAACAAGTTCCACATTCTTCCAGGCTTTCCTCAGCTCTGTGGGAACGCTGA
- the tti2 gene encoding TELO2-interacting protein 2 isoform X2: MADPGMEISSLLHKLHLSSSPSDPLPAITELLSQLQKKLIGAVHNSCENSSVVGQVEHLFQTADPDWLFPSVSDDQETEWVELRSAYKSVISTLIGCAALPICEDDCSSLDSAAYQSIPSRATAVCSALTALLGSWDEGCGARRDKTGMTGLLLTVAPPIFLFSVTHFQDQPWSTASSRTAARHLHEALVRVGGWRDSAHLLMGDEYTEDRGILGGVLDILLPQLTKDSWHRCEAVKLVFVWTLLQVTRPVLSPFLPRLLPPSLLLNDHYRPDNCMLGVGCVHHIVLNTPAADLRQFNRAEVLYQALFKHLYTSEAAVIQLVLSCLLDLLLILEKPPSSTSHRKPCRHDDVLRLFLTHMEVEHKVALRRVYASALPLYVERMGVAVCRHLQRVERVVLGYLEVRDPPEETNRLMILEVLQRTIKVAWPRMACRVDVLLRCLLRLLVDVSSDSSVGGPVRQELMDQSSASIRLLDACSEGRVQRLLLQLDSRCCSTQVLSCLATVTADR, from the exons ATGGCTGATCCCGG GATGgagatttcatctcttcttcatAAGCTTCATCTCTCCTCCTCCCCCTCTGATCCCCTCCCTGCAATCACAGAGCTCCTCTCTCAGCTGCAGAAGAAGCTGATTGGTGCAGTTCATAATTCGTGTGAAAACAGCTCAGTGGTTGGTCAGGTCGAGCATCTGTTTCAGACTGCAGATCCTGATTGGCTGTTCCCTTCTGTATCAGATGACCAGGAAACTGAATGGGTGGAACTTCGGTCAGCATACAAGTCTGTGATCAGTACTCTGATTGGCTGTGCAGCTCTACCAATCTGCGAGGATGACTGCAGCTCTTTAGACTCTGCAGCTTATCAGAGCATCCCAAGTCGGGCCACAGCTGTATGCTCTGCCCTCACGGCGCTGCTGGGAAGCTGGGATGAAGGATGCGGAGCCAGAAGAGATAAAACTGGGATGACTGGGTTGTTGCTTACTGTGGCTCCACCaattttcctgttttctgtcacacatttCCAG GACCAGCCATGGAGCACCGCCTCTTCCAGGACGGCCGCACGACATCTTCATGAGGCGCTGGTGAGGGTGGGTGGCTGGAGAGACTCTGCTCACCTCCTGATGGGGGACGAGTACACGGAGGACAGAGGGATTCTGGGCGGAGTCCTCGACATCCTGCTGCCTCAGCTGACCAA GGATTCGTGGCATCGCTGTGAGGCTGTGAAGCTCGTGTTTGTTTGGACTCTCCTGCAG GTGACCCGACCCGTCCTGTCCCCCTTCCTTCCCCGCCTCCTCCCCCCTTCGCTCCTCCTGAATGACCACTACAGGCCAGACAACTGCATGCTGGGAGTTGGCTGTGTGCATCACATCGTTCTCAACACG CCTGCTGCAGACCTTCGTCAGTTTAACAGAGCAGAGGTTCTGTATCAAGCTCTGTTTAAACACCTGTACACCAGTGAGGCTGCTGTCATccag CTCGTCCTCTCCTGCCTCCTCGACCTGCTGCTCATTTTGGAGAAGCCCCCTTCCTCCACCAGCCACAGGAAGCCCTGTCGCCATGACGACGTGCTGCGTCTGTTCCTGACTCACATGGAGGTGGAGCACAAGGTGGCGCTGCGGCGTGTCTACGCCTCAGCCCTGCCGCTCTACGTGGAGag aatGGGCGTGGCTGTGTGCAGACACCTGCAGCGGGTGGAGAGGGTGGTGCTGGGATATCTGGAGGTCAGAGATCCACCTGAGGAAACAAACCGGCTAATGATCCTGGAGGTCCTGCAGAGAACGATCAAAGTGGCTTGGCCACG CATGGCGTGTCGCGTTGACGTCCTCCTACGATGCTTGCTGCGGCTGCTGGTCGACGTCTCCTCGGACTCGAGCGTCGGCGGCCCGGTCCGACAGGAGCTGATGGATCAAAGCTCCGCCTCCATTCGCCTGCTGGACGCCTGTTCAGAGGGGCGCGTTCAG CGGCTCCTCCTACAGCTTGACAGCCGCTGCTGCAGCACCCAGGTGCTCAGTTGCCTGGcaacagtgacagcagacaGGTGA